A genome region from Sporosarcina sp. ANT_H38 includes the following:
- a CDS encoding alkaline phosphatase produces the protein MKKQLFKKVIPIAVLSTVLVASLFDTITNPSVQANEAELNNNAEIKNVIFLIGDGMGVSYTSAYRYLKDDPTTSFVEKTEFDNYLVGQQMTYPEDPDQTITDSASAATAMSAGVKTYNAAIAVDNDKSNVKTVLEAAKDTGKSTGLVATSEITHATPAAFGAHNENRKNMDAIANDYYNELINGEHKIDVLLGGGKSNFERLDVNLTESFKNDGFSYVTTKEDLLNDTNDQILGLFATSGLPKMIDRPDDIPSLEDMTTTAIDRLSKNDKGFFLMIEGSQIDWAGHDNDIVGAMSEMEDFEKAFKAAIEFAKKDKHTLVVATADHSTGGFSIGADGNYNWLSDTIKAAKRTPSFMANEISKGADVEATLKNYIDQDLLPLTETEIESVIAAGEKASDINNTIKTIFDKRSYTGWTTGGHTGEDVPVYAFGPSKDRFAGLLDNTDHAQIIFEILGANKNK, from the coding sequence ATGAAAAAGCAGTTATTTAAAAAAGTTATCCCCATCGCAGTTCTTTCTACCGTTTTGGTCGCAAGTTTGTTCGATACGATCACTAATCCAAGCGTCCAAGCAAATGAAGCAGAATTAAACAACAATGCTGAGATCAAAAATGTGATTTTCCTCATTGGTGATGGAATGGGCGTTTCCTATACTTCAGCTTATCGTTACTTGAAAGATGATCCTACAACATCTTTTGTTGAGAAGACAGAATTCGATAATTATCTTGTCGGTCAGCAAATGACTTACCCAGAAGATCCTGACCAAACGATAACGGATTCGGCTTCTGCGGCAACCGCGATGTCTGCAGGTGTAAAAACATATAACGCTGCGATTGCAGTGGATAACGATAAATCTAATGTGAAAACTGTTTTGGAGGCTGCAAAAGACACAGGCAAATCAACTGGACTTGTTGCTACCTCAGAAATCACCCATGCAACACCTGCTGCATTTGGCGCTCACAATGAAAACCGTAAGAATATGGATGCAATTGCCAATGATTATTACAATGAATTAATTAATGGTGAGCATAAAATCGATGTCCTTCTTGGCGGAGGTAAATCAAACTTTGAGCGCTTAGATGTCAACCTTACAGAATCCTTTAAAAATGACGGATTTAGCTATGTAACTACTAAAGAAGATCTCTTAAACGATACTAACGATCAGATTCTTGGTTTATTTGCTACTAGTGGGCTTCCTAAAATGATTGATCGTCCAGATGATATCCCCTCACTTGAAGATATGACTACTACAGCAATCGACCGCTTAAGTAAAAATGACAAAGGTTTCTTCCTTATGATTGAAGGTAGCCAAATTGACTGGGCCGGCCATGATAATGACATTGTTGGTGCAATGAGTGAAATGGAGGACTTCGAAAAAGCCTTTAAAGCAGCTATTGAATTTGCGAAAAAAGATAAGCATACGCTAGTCGTAGCAACCGCTGATCATTCAACTGGTGGATTTTCTATTGGCGCAGATGGTAATTATAATTGGCTCAGTGATACTATCAAAGCCGCAAAGCGTACACCTTCCTTCATGGCAAACGAAATTAGTAAAGGTGCAGATGTAGAGGCAACTTTAAAAAATTATATTGATCAGGATCTATTGCCTTTGACAGAAACTGAAATCGAATCTGTTATAGCTGCTGGTGAAAAAGCCAGTGATATCAATAACACAATCAAAACTATTTTTGACAAGCGCTCATATACTGGATGGACAACGGGCGGACATACCGGCGAAGACGTTCCAGTATATGCATTTGGTCCATCTAAAGATCGTTTTGCCGGATTACTAGATAATACAGACCATGCACAAATTATATTTGAAATTCTAGGTGCGAATAAAAATAAGTAA